The Alnus glutinosa chromosome 3, dhAlnGlut1.1, whole genome shotgun sequence nucleotide sequence TCTTTTCAAAACGGCCGATAGTGCGATACCCTTTTGTAAAGTTATCTCTATTTAAATTCAGCGTAGCTTAGCTCAAAGATCTTTTTAAATGCATTCTAATAATTCTTTTTAGATGTATGCCAATATATAATTACATACACAATGTATCAAGTAAAAATCACCACTTTTCAGTAACACTTTCTATTATTTTCCAAGTAATGTAATGTAATTTAGGAAGAAATAATGTATCAAACAACCTTTCAATATCCATGAAATTGGATATCATTGATATATTATAAAATTGGAAACTATATATAGGGGTAGTTTTCGACATTTTCGCAAGATAAATTAACAAACTTTGAAAGTAAATCAAAGCAGGTGGAGGGGGCAGCTAACTACTCTCCCAAAGAGGCACGAGGCAGAGCCTCAAACAATTGACCAAACCCCACGCTCTCACTATAAATGCACGTTTAAGAACTACGCCCCATCCATATTCTCTCTCCGCCCTCTTCCAAACATTATTTCTAGCGACAATCCGAGGTATGTTTGCACTATTTTTCACTTTACTGTTGCAATAAAAGCTTCTGGTCTTTTTGTTAGATCGCATATTTGTGGTTTCCCCAGATCACGTTCTTAAGGTTGTTGGGTTAATGTGCGTAGTCATATTCATACTGGATTAGTGGATTTTATTGTGATATGTGGCACTGGGAATCGTGATTGATCTGAAGGCTTGGGTTTAACACTCCTTTTTCTAATCGTATCATGCGTAAGAGGTTTATGCACATAAACACCGTGGATTGTTTTGTAGAAAAAAGTCAATGCCAATCGTTTCACGTTCTTAGATTTGTTGTGTACTGATAACCCTGTTGGTATATTGAAGATTAATAGGATATAGTTCAATCATTTGGGTATTAAGGGTTCGATCGGATGTTAATGTTGACTATAGTTGTGACCCAGCATCAACTTGTCTGATATATGATATATGTGATGCATacattttcattctctctcttcttataCGCTATCTTTCATCTGGGTATTTGAGAACATGCCTTCCCTTTCTCCTAGATATCATTTCTTTGTGTGTCTATAAATTACGCACGCATCTAATGGGTCTATATAGAAATTCATAATAAAGAAGTGGAAGTATAGAAAGAAAGACACAGAAATTAAGTGGTTCAGCCTGATGAAAGCCTTATAGGCTACATCTTTTCTTAATATTTGATTCGAGTACTAGGCTCTATTTATAAAGTTTTACAggtaatttgaataatttcaaatacaattaAATCCGTTAAATTTAGGTAACTAATTCGGTTAATTTAGAGTAATCAAATCATCGTTCATTATAAAAGATTTATATCCTTATCATGCCCGTACAAGATGAACAGTCTGTTAGCGAGTATTGATCTTGAACATCAAATAGCTGAAAAATGACTATTATGGCCTAGATGGGAACATCGGCTACTTTGGCCGGACTTGAACTTCAGCGATTCTGGCCGGCATCAGCTGCTATGGCCGGAAATTGAACATCGGCAACTTTGGCTGGCATCGGCTGCTATGGCCAAAACATGATGATATAGATGCTCCAGCATAGAACTGGCAACTTAATGACTCGAACCATCCACGAAACCATGTGGGTCAAGAACTCCCAAAAATCTTTGTTCAAAATTGAGGGCTTTTCTTGGTGACGAGTGGTTGGTAAACCCACTCCTGGTAATCTAGTTTGAGTTGGCCAACTTGGAAGATGAGGGCTTTGTCCATATCGGCAGTAAAATCCTGTGCGGCCATCTTGGTAGCTTACAATATAGCTGAGAGAACACAATGCCAGTCAGATCACATTCCAAAAGAGCACCACCAGATTCGGTCGTCGGGTCTTCTTTGGTTGTAATTGGGTACGAGGAATGGGAGGTGGAGTGGCAAAGGCCTAatgtgagagtgagatttgaCCGAAGaccataaaaagaagaaaaaaaatggatatgTGGGTTTGGATGGGACGATGTGCTTTACTGGTGTAGAGGGAGATTGAAGGTTGGTGGTGTTTGTTGAGTCTCGGAAATGATGGGCAATTTTGGCTATGGTCAAAGATGCAAaagggatgaaaaagttgaagaaaaaagaaaaggcgcATGATCGATGTTACTCGCTTGAGTTTTTGGACTCAGATACCATATAGAATTTCATAATGAAGAGATGAAACTATAGAAAGAAAGACACAGAAATCAAGTGGTTTGGCCTATAACCTATATGCACGGGTGAAAGCCTTATATGCtacatttttttcttgatatttgatttgagtacagggttctatttatagagctttataggtgatttgaataatttcataTAACAAATCCTTTAATGGTAACTAAATCCCTTAATTTAGAGTAatcaaatcatcatttatcaTAAAGGATTTATATCCTTGTCAGTCTTCAACTCAGGCCATCATTTGAGCAATACCTCAATGAGATGTGTATATAGTTGGCTGCTCAATATAAGATTGCAAAATGAATTCTGGCATTGCTATCTCTTGTAACTGATATAAGTAATTCGCTTATCTCTGATTTGAATTGAGCAACAGAGTTCTAAAATCCAGGGTTTCACTTATTTTATAAAGATTTTCATGTGTTACATTTTCTGAATCTTATTAGAGATGAGTAACGGAGCAGATGGAAAAGAAGCCCAAGAAAGTCATACTCAACGTCAAGTTCCCCGGTTGAATGAGAGAATCCTTTCATCTTTGTCAAGGAGATCAGTTGCTGCACATCCGTGGCATGATCTTGAGATTGGTACTTATAAACACATCATATTCAGTGTTCAtataaacttaaacttaaaGTACTGACTCTGTTGCAAATAATCTTGTCCCCAGGACCTGGAGCGCCCAATATCTTCAACTGTGTATGTTTTGAACTCATCTATATCATGTGAAACAGAATATGTATCTTTAGAGCTAAAATTGAAAGGAATATTTACATTGAGCCCTTGATTTTCAACAACCTTATTTTTCTGCCTTTCTTTTTTATGGGGAAAGAGGGACATAATAGAAGATATGAACttgaaacttttttcttttttttttttatgtggggggggggggcggtgGATGGTACAAACCAACAGGACGTTCAAAGAGCAATTTCTGGTGAGTAGTTAAGATTGTCCTCAAGTCGGTACCCAATCAAACCAAAgcacaagaaaaacaaatatgcCACACAACAGAATATATCAAGCACCATCTTACCAAATATCGAAGCCCAACTAGCACACAAATTTTTCGTTCTTTACTGACTCTCTAACTCTGCCTCAGCTTGCAAATATAACTTCTCCAATTAGAATTATCGAAGAGGATTCACTATCTTTATGTTTATTCTTATGCAATCTTGCATTCGTTTTTATCGCAAGGTACAAACCTGTGGTGCGGGCTAATTTTGTCGCCACCAACCCTAACCttttcctttcaaattattCTGAACTTTTAATTAGACTCCATATGCCAGCTGCCAACTTTTTTCAGTCTTTCTCAAATTTCCTGTAGTTTTCTCTTTCCCAGCAACATTGTTCAAATTCCAAGTGGAATTCTATTTCTTCAGGAAAAATTTCAGAAGTATCTGTTTTTTGAATTACTTTTTGGAATGGTACAGGTGGTTGAGATTACAAAGGGAAGTAAGGTCAAATATGAACTTGACAAAAAAACAGGACTGATTAAGGTATGAACTTCAGTTCAAGCACTCTAAAAATGAAGCTTGTAGTGCCAGTGCAAGGCATGTTCTTTCAGTTGTCTATTGAAGGCATTGAAGCATACTTAGCTAGAAAAAGGTTTATGTTCTCTGCAAAATATTTCAAGTTCAATCCAGTCTAATGACCCACCATCACAGATAGTATACACCCTGTGGAGTAATTCTAGACGTCATGCCCATGTCTCTTTTGTGTCCCTCTAATAATgacgtggtttttaaaattaccattgaacttgtgattgattattattgaaatttgattaaatgatgattttaaaaaacacatcattattagagggaCACAAAAAGGACATGAATATGACGTATAGAATTACTTTACCCTGTGATACGCAACCACTAGGGGTGCGGTTCAGTTAGATGAGGACTAAAATTTTTTGAAGGATTCTTGAGTTGTACTTTGGAAGAGTCTTAGTCCTTTCAATTTGTTACCTTGTGCTTTGCTTAGATTTTTACCAAAGATTGTTCTTACTGTCGGAATAAATTGCTCAGGTTGATCGGATTTTGTATTCATCAGTGGTCTACCCTCATAACTATGGTTTCATCCCTCGCACATTGTGTGAAGACAACGATCCACTTGATGTTTTAATTCTCATGCAGGTGATTTGTTATTGTTTAATATTCATTAATTCAGTAGAAAATCATGTTTATCAATTCTGTTGAGTGGTGATGAACATAATGCCAAAGTGACACGATTCTTAGATAATTCTCATATCATTATTTCTTTACAACTTCCTGAGTATACAAAATACTAAATCATTCTGCAATGTTCCGTACTACTAGCTATACTATTGACAGAGATTCATTAATATAAGGGGTAAATTCCTATAATTTTTAACTGTTTGCATGTTTGAGCTTCATGTTAACAAGACCATTAATAAATCCTAAACTTGACTTGAATAGGAGCCCGTCCTTCCGGGTTGCTTTCTCCGAGCGAGGGCCATAGGACTTATGCCTATGATTGACCAGGTACTCTTTTAAAGTGCTAAAGCAAATAGAACATTTGCCACTTCTTTTATTAGTTTGCTAATGGCTACTTTGTACTTTCAATCAAGGGAGAAAAAGACGATAAGATCATTGCAGTGTGCGCTGATGATCCAGAGTATAAGCACTATACCGACATCAAAGAGCTCGCTCCTCATCGTCTTTCTGAGATCCGCCAGTTCTTTGAAGACTGTATCCTTTTTAAACCTTTATACAACTGAGATCTATTGCCCAAATTTAGATTCTTTAGTTTATTTGAGGTTTATTTATAATTAGAGAGGTTTCTTGACATATTTTACAGACAAGAAGAATGAGAACAAAGAGGTTGCAGTCAACGACTTTTTACCTTCAACATCTGCTGTTGAAGCCATCCAGTACTCGATGTAAGCCTATCCCAGacaaccataatttttttttagctcaGATCTAATTTTAGAGATCTCCAGGACAGGAATTTTCAGTAAAGAACTGTATGTTCATTAGAAAATTTTTTCCTTGACTCCACCAACTGAAGTTTGTATTTAAATTGCAGGGACCTTTATGCTGAGTACATTCTGCACACCTTGAGGCGATAGGCACAGAGCTGTATTGAATGAATAGAATAAGTCCTTTTGTTTGGTTATCTGAAGATGATATGAGAAACTCCATTTATAACTCGTCATAATTTGGATAATTTTTATGCTTCTTATTTGATGAACCTAGTTGAGAAGGACTACTGATATGggaatattttcataatatgctTCAATTGGAATTGCATTTTATTTGATGAACCTAGATTCTTCTTAATAATTGTTTGAATTCAATATGGCTTTCTTGACTACCAAAATCTTCTCAGGATGCAATTCCGTCATTCTGTCAAAATGTTTCAGGTGTTAAATCATgttttaattagaaaattatatatatattattggaaTGAGAACTTACGCTGTGTTTGGATGTCAAGAAAGTTTTGCCAGAAAATATttctctagaaaaaaaaaagagcttagAAAGTAGATGATTTTCCTGTTAACTGTCAGTTCGCAAGAACATTGTACGAATGATCAAAGCCTGCAAATCATGCATAATTCAGTTAAAAATGCAGGATGAAATTTGAGAAAACGTATATAAGAAGATAATTAGTAATAGGAAAATGCGAGAAAAATACTTTTATTCCTCTTTTTCCGTTTTCCTGTCAACCAAACTTACATAATAATAATGCTAATAATTTCAATCCGACCGCCGATCCTTTACCAATTCTCAATCCGGTCAATCAGGTATTTGGCAATTTACTCGGCCCTATGCACAAATAGAAACGAAGTTGACATTTTCTCCAGCTACGTATAACTTGCGTAGAAGTATACATGGTTCATTTCTCAGCTGATTTGCAATTTTCTTTCATAaagtaagaaaataaataatgattttaaattcATAGAGTCAACAAAGAGGCAGATATTGCCACTTGGAAAACAGcctgcccccggtcaaaaaCCAATGATTAGGCATATGATAATTTGAACTGCAAAAAGAGACGTTATGagtataatttatttaaaagttcCAAGAGAAGAGCAGCGGCAGAATCCTTGGCCTTTTTGACACTCGGCATAGGCTCTCCCACGCATTCATCTGTGGCACCTTTGTCCGTAGTATTCACCCTCACAGCAAAGGTAAACCTCTTCGCATGTGCCGGGCCACCCTCGCTCACACACCTACAAATGCCAACCACGTTTGCTATTATGCATCTTCAatatgggaaaaaaaagaaaaaaaaagaaaaaaaaaagtagaaaaactaTTCATCACTTGTTTACCGATAGGATGGCATAGGCCAATTTCGACGCAAGCAGATGTCATTCAATGTTTGCCTCGTAAAAGTTTGGTTcccattcttctttttcttcccattTTCATCACCTTTATCTAGAGCTTCAGCTGTTTCCTTCTCTTTCAATGCAGCGAGTGCATTTCTAGCCGCTAGTTTCTGTGCCATCTTCTTTTGTGGATTCTGGGCAATTCCCACCTGGACGCCATCAATAAAGACTTCAACAGTAG carries:
- the LOC133864819 gene encoding soluble inorganic pyrophosphatase 1, which gives rise to MSNGADGKEAQESHTQRQVPRLNERILSSLSRRSVAAHPWHDLEIGPGAPNIFNCVVEITKGSKVKYELDKKTGLIKVDRILYSSVVYPHNYGFIPRTLCEDNDPLDVLILMQEPVLPGCFLRARAIGLMPMIDQGEKDDKIIAVCADDPEYKHYTDIKELAPHRLSEIRQFFEDYKKNENKEVAVNDFLPSTSAVEAIQYSMDLYAEYILHTLRR